In Dermatophilus congolensis, a genomic segment contains:
- a CDS encoding HAD-IIA family hydrolase: MNTLIDNYTGLISDLDGVVYRGAQAVPHAVAALNAAHDAGKRIVYATNNAARTPTHIAEHLTELGINLTPHDVINSSQAGARRVAELVPPGSRVLAIGGPGVTEALLENGLTPVYTPELENAQKNATTHEPLAAVLQGYGPDVSWHDLAQAAFAIQAGAIWVATNTDSTLPWHKDSPPGTDHSSAQYATPSTPTPSPSANPTPPSTNTPPKHSTCPCPTS; the protein is encoded by the coding sequence ATGAACACACTCATCGACAACTACACCGGTTTAATCTCTGACCTCGACGGTGTTGTCTACCGCGGAGCCCAAGCCGTACCCCACGCCGTCGCAGCACTCAACGCAGCCCACGACGCAGGAAAACGCATCGTCTACGCCACTAACAACGCGGCCCGAACCCCAACCCACATCGCAGAACACCTCACCGAACTTGGCATCAACCTCACCCCCCACGACGTCATCAACTCCTCCCAAGCAGGAGCCCGCCGCGTCGCCGAACTCGTACCACCCGGATCCCGCGTCCTAGCCATCGGCGGCCCCGGCGTCACCGAAGCCCTCCTCGAAAACGGACTCACCCCCGTCTACACCCCGGAACTCGAAAACGCCCAAAAAAACGCAACGACACACGAACCCCTCGCAGCCGTCCTCCAAGGCTACGGCCCTGACGTCTCCTGGCACGACCTCGCCCAAGCAGCCTTCGCCATCCAAGCCGGCGCCATCTGGGTAGCCACCAACACCGACTCCACCCTCCCCTGGCACAAGGACTCGCCCCCGGGAACGGATCACTCGTCGGCGCAGTACGCAACGCCGTCGACACCGACCCCATCGCCGTCGGCAAACCCAACACCCCCCTCTACGAATACTCCGCCCAAGCACTCAACATGCCCCTGTCCAACGTCCTAG
- a CDS encoding HAD hydrolase-like protein — translation MPLSNVLALGDRLNTDIAGATNTGIDCLYVTTGVSNPVDVALATTTERPTHLAIDLRALSEKYTYPTTETGPSNTGTATTFHRARCGQATATWDNGLHLEETGSANERLRAFIATTWSAIDAGEHITPTDLTPALDWIERAK, via the coding sequence ATGCCCCTGTCCAACGTCCTAGCCCTCGGAGACCGCCTCAACACCGACATCGCCGGAGCAACAAACACCGGCATCGACTGCCTCTACGTCACCACCGGCGTAAGCAACCCCGTCGACGTCGCGCTCGCCACCACAACCGAACGCCCCACACACCTAGCCATCGACCTACGCGCACTCAGCGAAAAATACACTTATCCCACCACAGAAACCGGCCCATCCAACACCGGCACTGCCACCACCTTCCACCGCGCCCGATGCGGCCAAGCCACCGCCACCTGGGACAACGGCCTCCACCTAGAAGAAACAGGCAGCGCCAACGAACGCCTCCGCGCATTCATCGCCACCACATGGTCAGCCATCGACGCCGGAGAACACATCACTCCCACCGACCTCACCCCAGCCCTCGACTGGATCGAACGCGCCAAATGA
- a CDS encoding NAD kinase, which translates to MTRRILLAPHGRRTDMHQLVGVVATQLAAHNIECVMSPDTYQQHDDKPNLTPADHTNPANGCELVLVLGGDGTILRAAHWAHTADIPLIGINYGHVGFLAEAEPNNLATTIDRIATGNYHIHPRMTLAIEVWNGDQLIDTDWALNEVTVEKASRARMIQTIIEIDDRPLSTWGCDGVILATPTGSTAYAFSSGGPVVWPDADSILIVPIAAHALFARPMVVSPTSVVAVELSGHDMGAAILVSDGCRSTDLPPHSRIVIRRGEKPVHLAKLDNEPFTDRIVHKFHLPVRGWRGAGPTEER; encoded by the coding sequence ATGACACGACGCATCCTGCTCGCCCCCCACGGCCGACGCACGGACATGCACCAACTTGTGGGCGTCGTCGCAACACAACTAGCCGCCCACAACATCGAATGCGTCATGTCACCCGACACCTACCAACAACACGACGACAAACCCAACCTCACCCCCGCCGACCACACCAACCCCGCCAATGGGTGCGAACTCGTTCTCGTTCTCGGCGGCGACGGCACCATCCTGCGCGCAGCACACTGGGCACACACCGCCGACATCCCTCTCATCGGCATCAACTACGGCCACGTCGGATTCCTTGCCGAAGCAGAACCCAACAACCTTGCCACCACCATCGACCGAATCGCCACCGGTAACTATCACATCCACCCCCGCATGACCCTCGCCATCGAAGTATGGAACGGCGACCAACTCATCGACACCGACTGGGCCCTCAACGAAGTCACCGTCGAAAAAGCCTCCCGCGCCCGCATGATCCAAACCATCATCGAAATCGACGACCGTCCCCTATCTACATGGGGATGTGACGGCGTCATCCTCGCCACCCCCACCGGATCAACCGCCTACGCATTCTCCAGCGGAGGCCCCGTTGTCTGGCCCGACGCCGACTCCATCCTCATCGTCCCCATTGCAGCCCACGCACTCTTCGCCCGTCCCATGGTCGTCTCACCCACCTCCGTCGTTGCCGTCGAACTATCCGGACACGACATGGGAGCAGCCATCCTCGTCAGCGACGGATGCCGCTCTACCGACCTGCCTCCCCACTCCCGCATCGTCATCCGCCGAGGCGAAAAACCCGTCCACCTCGCCAAACTCGACAACGAACCCTTCACAGACCGAATCGTCCACAAATTCCACCTGCCCGTACGCGGATGGCGCGGCGCAGGACCCACCGAAGAACGCTGA
- a CDS encoding TlyA family RNA methyltransferase, translating to MRLDAHLVTHKLARSRGHARELINAGAVTIDDTIITRPSYPVKPTDNIKVTTTDTWVSRAAHKLLGALNHFTTPTQQPLSTIIPGTRCLDLGACTGGFTQVLITHGAAHVTAIDVGHNQLATCLRNDPRVHNIEGLNVRHLTPTQLGNPYDIIVGDLSFISLRHILPTITNHLTPTGLAILLVKPQFEVGRERLGKKGLVRDPRLRQNALREVLHHGINVGLTPLDTTISPIQGTNGNIEYLVLWEKTHTTSPQPNIDNLITCT from the coding sequence ATGAGACTCGACGCCCACCTCGTCACCCACAAACTCGCCCGATCACGCGGCCATGCCCGCGAACTCATCAACGCCGGAGCCGTCACCATCGACGACACCATCATCACCCGCCCCTCATACCCCGTAAAACCAACCGACAACATCAAAGTCACCACAACCGACACCTGGGTCAGCCGAGCAGCACACAAACTCCTCGGCGCACTCAACCACTTCACCACCCCCACCCAACAACCACTCTCCACCATCATCCCCGGCACCCGATGCCTCGACCTGGGCGCCTGCACCGGCGGATTCACCCAAGTCCTCATCACCCACGGTGCAGCCCACGTCACCGCCATCGACGTCGGACACAACCAACTCGCCACCTGCCTACGCAACGACCCCCGCGTTCACAACATCGAAGGACTCAACGTCCGCCACCTCACCCCCACACAACTTGGCAATCCCTACGACATCATCGTCGGCGACCTCAGCTTCATCTCACTACGCCACATCCTCCCCACCATCACCAACCACCTCACCCCCACCGGCCTAGCTATCCTCCTGGTTAAACCCCAATTCGAAGTAGGCCGCGAACGACTCGGCAAAAAAGGCCTCGTCCGCGACCCACGCCTACGCCAAAACGCCCTGCGCGAAGTACTCCACCACGGCATCAACGTCGGCCTCACCCCACTCGACACCACCATCTCACCCATTCAAGGCACTAACGGCAACATCGAGTACCTAGTCTTATGGGAGAAAACCCACACCACCTCACCCCAACCCAACATCGACAACCTCATCACCTGCACCTGA
- a CDS encoding SDR family NAD(P)-dependent oxidoreductase, producing the protein MTGASRGIGAHLSAAFAAAGYVVEKSSRSGEGAKVRVLDVSDPAAVKAYVDEVVERWGRLDVLVNNAGVIDDEVVLWQADPDQWWRTVEVDVRGPFLLARFAVPYMLMAGGGRVININSGAGTRASDISTAYYVAKTALSRITGGLHAAGFVRGLRAFDLAPGVVQTDMTAGMGVHAGRDDWTDPAAVTDLALGLASGCLDAWSGRMVRAGVDTVESLKAVGDRGLRPDSRTVGLLSFGEDDPLGQ; encoded by the coding sequence GTGACAGGTGCGTCTCGAGGTATCGGGGCGCATCTGTCTGCAGCATTTGCGGCGGCTGGTTATGTGGTGGAGAAGTCTTCTCGTAGTGGTGAGGGGGCGAAGGTTCGGGTTCTGGATGTGTCGGATCCGGCTGCGGTGAAGGCGTACGTGGATGAGGTTGTTGAACGCTGGGGTCGCCTTGATGTTCTTGTCAATAACGCTGGTGTTATTGATGACGAAGTGGTGTTGTGGCAGGCAGATCCGGATCAATGGTGGCGCACAGTTGAGGTGGATGTGCGGGGACCGTTTTTATTAGCGCGTTTTGCTGTTCCATATATGTTGATGGCTGGTGGTGGCCGTGTCATTAATATTAATTCTGGTGCTGGTACTCGCGCGAGCGATATATCGACTGCTTATTATGTGGCGAAAACGGCTTTGAGCCGGATAACTGGTGGGTTGCATGCCGCCGGGTTTGTTCGTGGTTTGCGTGCTTTTGATTTGGCGCCTGGTGTTGTGCAGACCGATATGACTGCGGGTATGGGAGTGCATGCGGGGCGTGATGACTGGACTGATCCGGCTGCGGTTACTGATTTGGCACTGGGGTTGGCTTCGGGGTGTCTAGATGCATGGTCTGGTCGCATGGTTCGGGCGGGGGTTGACACGGTCGAGTCTTTGAAGGCTGTAGGCGACCGTGGCTTGAGGCCTGATTCACGAACTGTGGGGTTGCTTAGTTTTGGTGAGGACGATCCTTTAGGGCAGTGA
- a CDS encoding arginine repressor, whose amino-acid sequence MGAVQSRSARLARIAEILESCDVGSQAELSDALNADGYSVTQATLSRDLLELGAVKVRRGAQLVYSIPGDDAGSGGVPREEVNARLRRLCAELMISADASGPMVVLRTPPGAANYLAAAIDKALVSGEGSAIGTVAGDDTVLIVAADASGGDALLKRLSSMASGEGRSVTGG is encoded by the coding sequence ATGGGCGCAGTTCAGTCGCGTAGCGCCCGGTTGGCTCGTATCGCGGAAATTTTAGAGAGCTGTGATGTTGGTTCACAGGCAGAGTTGTCGGATGCGTTGAATGCGGATGGGTATTCGGTTACGCAAGCAACTTTGTCGCGTGATCTGCTCGAGTTGGGGGCAGTAAAGGTTCGGCGTGGCGCTCAATTGGTTTATTCGATCCCGGGTGATGATGCAGGTTCTGGTGGGGTTCCTCGTGAAGAGGTAAATGCTCGGCTGCGTCGTTTGTGTGCGGAATTGATGATTTCTGCGGATGCGTCCGGGCCAATGGTTGTTTTACGTACTCCTCCGGGGGCTGCGAATTACCTTGCAGCGGCGATAGATAAAGCTTTGGTCTCTGGCGAAGGTTCTGCAATTGGGACTGTGGCGGGGGATGACACGGTGTTGATTGTGGCGGCTGATGCTTCTGGCGGTGATGCGTTATTGAAGCGTTTGTCATCGATGGCGTCGGGAGAAGGCAGATCGGTTACGGGCGGGTAG
- the argH gene encoding argininosuccinate lyase, with protein sequence MSDVNVVEGLALWGGRFSGGPADALAALSKSTHFDWRLARYDLAGSQAHARALHRAGLLSDEEVETMLEGLGQLADDVESGEFIAEEGDEDVHTALERGLIERVGAELGGRLRAGRSRNDQVATLFRMYLRDSSRVVAGLVLDVVDALLDQADANFDVIMPGRTHLQHAQPVLLAHHLAAHAWALLRDVERWRDWDERTAVSPYGSGALAGSTLGLDPDQVAYDLGFSGAVENSIDGTASRDFVTEFSFVSAQTGVDISRIAEEVILWATKEFGFIVLDDSFSTGSSIMPQKKNPDVAELARGKSGRLIGDLVGLLSTLKGLPLAYNRDLQEDKEPVFDAIDTLEVLLPAFSGMVSTLTFCGNRMGDLAPQGFSLATDIAEWLVRQGVPFRVAHEVAGACVQECEKRGIELDELSDEDFESISEHLHGGVRDVLTVTGSVESRDGKGGTAPMRVREQLLKARQVSAWQRGWVGKVPAWRG encoded by the coding sequence GTGAGCGACGTGAATGTAGTTGAAGGTTTGGCGTTGTGGGGAGGGAGGTTTTCGGGTGGCCCTGCAGATGCCTTGGCAGCTTTGTCGAAATCTACGCATTTTGATTGGCGGTTGGCTCGGTATGACTTGGCTGGCTCTCAGGCACATGCGCGGGCATTGCATCGGGCGGGTTTGCTGTCTGATGAAGAGGTCGAGACGATGCTTGAGGGGCTTGGGCAACTTGCTGACGATGTTGAGTCAGGAGAGTTTATTGCTGAAGAAGGTGATGAAGATGTGCATACGGCGTTGGAGCGTGGCTTGATTGAGCGGGTTGGGGCTGAGTTGGGCGGGCGTTTGCGGGCGGGGCGGTCGCGAAATGATCAAGTGGCGACGCTGTTTCGTATGTATCTGCGGGATAGTTCTCGGGTGGTTGCTGGGCTAGTTTTGGATGTAGTCGATGCGTTGCTAGATCAGGCGGATGCGAATTTTGATGTGATCATGCCTGGTCGTACGCATTTGCAGCATGCACAGCCTGTTTTGTTGGCACACCATCTTGCTGCGCATGCGTGGGCGCTTTTGCGTGATGTGGAGAGATGGAGGGATTGGGATGAGAGAACTGCTGTTTCGCCGTATGGGTCTGGGGCGCTGGCTGGAAGTACTCTAGGTTTAGATCCAGATCAAGTTGCTTATGATTTGGGGTTTTCTGGCGCTGTCGAGAACTCGATTGATGGAACAGCTTCTCGTGATTTTGTGACAGAGTTCTCTTTTGTATCTGCCCAGACAGGTGTTGATATTTCACGTATTGCTGAAGAAGTTATTCTTTGGGCTACGAAAGAGTTCGGTTTTATTGTGCTGGATGACTCTTTCTCGACAGGGTCCAGTATCATGCCTCAAAAAAAGAATCCAGATGTTGCTGAACTTGCTAGAGGTAAATCGGGAAGGCTGATTGGTGATTTAGTAGGTTTGTTGAGTACCTTGAAGGGGCTCCCGTTGGCATATAACCGTGACTTACAAGAAGATAAAGAGCCAGTTTTTGATGCGATAGACACCTTAGAGGTGTTGTTGCCGGCATTTTCGGGGATGGTTTCGACGTTGACTTTCTGCGGTAACCGTATGGGAGATTTGGCTCCGCAGGGATTCTCGCTGGCGACGGATATTGCGGAATGGTTGGTGCGGCAAGGTGTTCCGTTCCGTGTGGCTCATGAAGTCGCTGGGGCTTGCGTGCAGGAGTGTGAGAAGCGGGGCATTGAGCTGGATGAGCTTTCGGATGAGGACTTTGAGAGCATCTCGGAGCATTTGCATGGGGGAGTGCGGGATGTCCTGACCGTTACTGGTTCTGTGGAGTCACGGGATGGTAAGGGTGGCACGGCCCCTATGAGGGTGAGGGAGCAGTTACTGAAGGCTCGGCAGGTAAGTGCCTGGCAGCGAGGATGGGTGGGTAAAGTTCCTGCATGGCGTGGTTGA
- the tyrS gene encoding tyrosine--tRNA ligase, translated as MTHVLDELEWRGLIHATTDVEKLREELSTPTTVYCGFDPTAPSLHFGNLVQLVVLRIFQRHGHNVIALVGGSTGLIGDPRPTSERILKTKEQTAEWVERLKSQMRPFLEFEGDNPARMVNNLDWTEGLSALDFLRDFGKHFRVNHMVKKDAVAARLNSQEGISYTEFSYQILQAMDFRFLYKEYGCTVQTGGSDQWGNLTAGADLVGRMDGGQVHAVVTPILTDSSGEKFGKSAGNAVWLDPAMTSPYAFYQYWLNVEDASVIKLLKVFGNRDAAQVEALERAVAEEPFRRAAQKALAHDVTLLVHGEKAVSDVEAASAALFGGASLADLDAQTLVDATSELPSATVVAGAEVVDLLVATKLSESRKSARRTIGEGGVSINNVKLLDPAAVLREEDFLGGKVAVLKRGRKNMAAVYRES; from the coding sequence GTGACGCATGTGCTCGACGAGCTGGAATGGCGTGGCTTGATTCACGCGACTACCGATGTAGAGAAGCTTCGGGAGGAGCTTTCGACGCCTACGACGGTCTATTGCGGTTTTGATCCGACGGCGCCGTCTTTGCATTTTGGTAATCTCGTTCAGTTGGTGGTGTTGCGGATTTTTCAGCGGCACGGTCACAATGTGATTGCTTTGGTGGGTGGCTCGACTGGTTTGATCGGAGACCCGCGTCCGACGAGCGAGCGGATTTTGAAAACAAAAGAGCAGACTGCTGAATGGGTGGAACGCTTAAAATCACAGATGCGCCCTTTCTTGGAGTTTGAGGGTGACAATCCAGCCCGAATGGTTAATAACCTAGATTGGACTGAAGGATTATCTGCGCTCGATTTTTTGCGTGATTTTGGCAAGCACTTTCGCGTGAATCATATGGTGAAGAAAGATGCAGTTGCTGCGCGCCTGAACTCTCAGGAGGGTATTTCTTACACTGAGTTCAGTTATCAGATCCTTCAGGCGATGGACTTCCGGTTCCTCTATAAGGAGTACGGGTGCACGGTCCAGACGGGCGGAAGTGATCAGTGGGGGAATCTCACAGCTGGAGCGGACTTGGTGGGCCGCATGGATGGCGGTCAGGTGCACGCTGTAGTGACCCCGATCCTGACGGATAGCTCAGGTGAGAAATTCGGTAAATCTGCAGGTAATGCTGTCTGGCTGGATCCTGCTATGACGAGTCCTTATGCGTTCTACCAGTACTGGCTGAACGTTGAGGATGCATCGGTGATCAAGCTGTTGAAGGTTTTCGGTAATCGTGATGCTGCTCAGGTTGAGGCTCTGGAGCGCGCGGTTGCTGAGGAGCCTTTCCGTAGGGCGGCGCAGAAAGCCTTGGCGCACGATGTCACTCTTTTGGTTCACGGGGAAAAAGCGGTGAGCGATGTGGAGGCTGCGTCAGCTGCGCTTTTTGGTGGAGCTTCCTTGGCTGATCTGGATGCACAGACTCTTGTGGATGCTACGTCTGAGTTGCCCAGTGCGACTGTGGTTGCTGGCGCAGAGGTAGTTGATCTTCTTGTGGCGACGAAGCTTTCTGAATCGCGTAAGTCGGCACGTCGCACTATTGGCGAGGGGGGGGTGTCGATCAATAACGTCAAGCTGCTAGATCCTGCCGCTGTATTGCGAGAAGAAGACTTCCTAGGTGGCAAGGTTGCGGTGCTTAAGCGAGGTCGGAAAAACATGGCCGCGGTGTATCGCGAGAGTTAG